The following are encoded in a window of Kitasatospora fiedleri genomic DNA:
- a CDS encoding winged helix-turn-helix domain-containing protein has protein sequence MNEHRPEDPSADRAPSPADAPRRKLDAGSLRGLAHPLRMRLLDELRMNGPATSARLSERTGESTGTISWHLRHLAEHGFIEEESGRGTKRERWWRAVPGAIVLAATDFDQDPGSRAALSVYQAENLRRQYRRAADSMAAEWEGEWRGTGTVSDWSNLRLTPAQLQALIDDLATVVTRHTPDPDAAPDPAARPVIVQIQALPRKESDRS, from the coding sequence ATGAACGAGCACCGCCCCGAAGACCCGTCCGCCGACCGCGCTCCCAGCCCCGCCGACGCACCGCGCCGGAAGCTGGACGCGGGTTCGCTGCGCGGGCTCGCCCACCCGCTGCGGATGCGGCTGCTGGACGAGCTGCGGATGAACGGGCCCGCCACCTCCGCCCGGCTGTCCGAGCGCACCGGCGAGTCCACCGGCACCATCAGCTGGCACCTGCGGCACCTCGCCGAGCACGGCTTCATCGAGGAGGAGTCCGGCCGCGGCACCAAGCGGGAGCGCTGGTGGCGCGCCGTGCCCGGCGCCATCGTGCTGGCCGCCACCGACTTCGACCAGGACCCGGGCTCGCGGGCCGCGCTCTCGGTGTACCAGGCCGAGAACCTCCGCCGTCAGTACCGGCGGGCCGCCGACTCGATGGCCGCCGAGTGGGAGGGCGAGTGGCGGGGCACCGGCACCGTCTCCGACTGGAGCAACCTCCGCCTGACGCCCGCCCAGCTCCAGGCACTCATCGACGACCTGGCCACCGTGGTCACCCGCCACACCCCCGACCCGGACGCCGCCCCCGATCCGGCGGCGCGACCGGTGATCGTCCAGATCCAGGCCCTGCCCCGAAAGGAATCCGACCGGTCATGA
- the nirD gene encoding nitrite reductase small subunit NirD, whose translation MTATASATRVELRSAAGWSPVCDRDLLVPGRGVAVLLPDGHQAAVFRDGSDRLYAVDNRDPFTGAYVLSRGLLGSTADGRVYVASPLLKQRFDLLTGECLDDEGVRVAVHAVRSA comes from the coding sequence ATGACCGCCACCGCCTCTGCCACCCGGGTCGAACTGCGGTCCGCCGCGGGTTGGTCGCCGGTCTGCGACCGGGATCTGCTGGTCCCCGGCCGCGGCGTCGCCGTCCTGCTGCCGGACGGCCACCAGGCCGCCGTGTTCCGCGACGGCAGCGACCGGCTCTACGCCGTCGACAACCGCGACCCGTTCACCGGCGCGTACGTCCTCTCCCGGGGTCTGCTGGGCTCCACCGCGGACGGCCGGGTCTACGTGGCCTCGCCGCTGCTCAAGCAACGCTTCGACCTGCTGACCGGGGAGTGCCTGGACGACGAGGGCGTCCGGGTCGCCGTCCACGCCGTCCGCTCCGCCTGA
- a CDS encoding MFS transporter, with the protein MLWIGETANKYGSAVTGLALPLIAVSTLHASTLQVSLLGAAGWLPWLLIGLPAGVWVDRLRCRPIMLVSTAASLLLYATVPLAALAGALTLWHLLAVALLAGAAGVFFQTAYTAYLPQLLEPADQSEGNAKLHGSASAAGIAGLGSGGLIAQLAGPVNGLLANTATFLLSLWCTLRIGHREPRRAERPRRALRQEIGEGLRLLASDVWFRTFALFGAASNLVLTGYQSLLVVFLIREVGVSEGTVGLLVAVASTGGIVGAAVARRIAARIGTSRAVLVLELVLPALTVLIPLTGRDTGLAWYLVGGFGASCGVVAGNVIKATFQQRYCPPELLGRLSASSAVLNFGSIPLGALLAGVLGTQLGVRPAMWLMTVGVPLAALILWCSPMRRVRDLPTERRAPVGGSGSGSEMTPVPPVPPAATRAGQVRKGRGAAGAAEAPAPGGAAGGAACALDAG; encoded by the coding sequence ATGCTGTGGATCGGCGAGACCGCCAACAAGTACGGCTCCGCGGTCACCGGGCTGGCCCTGCCGCTGATCGCCGTCAGCACCCTGCACGCGAGCACCCTCCAGGTCAGCCTGCTCGGCGCCGCCGGCTGGCTGCCCTGGCTGCTGATCGGCCTGCCCGCCGGGGTGTGGGTGGACCGGCTGCGCTGCCGCCCGATCATGCTCGTCTCGACCGCGGCCTCGCTGCTGCTGTACGCCACCGTCCCGCTGGCCGCGCTCGCCGGGGCGCTGACGCTCTGGCACCTGCTGGCCGTCGCGCTGCTCGCCGGGGCCGCCGGGGTGTTCTTCCAGACCGCGTACACCGCGTACCTGCCGCAGCTGCTCGAACCCGCCGACCAGTCCGAGGGCAACGCCAAGCTGCACGGCAGCGCCTCGGCCGCGGGCATCGCCGGACTGGGCAGCGGCGGCCTGATCGCCCAGCTGGCCGGGCCGGTCAACGGGCTGCTGGCCAACACCGCGACGTTCCTGCTCTCGCTCTGGTGCACCCTCCGGATCGGCCACCGCGAGCCCCGCCGCGCCGAACGGCCCCGCCGGGCGCTGCGCCAGGAGATCGGCGAGGGGCTGCGGCTGCTCGCCTCCGACGTCTGGTTCCGCACCTTCGCGCTGTTCGGCGCCGCCTCCAACCTGGTGCTGACGGGCTACCAGTCGCTGCTGGTGGTCTTCCTGATCCGCGAGGTCGGCGTCAGCGAGGGCACCGTCGGCCTGCTGGTCGCGGTGGCCTCCACCGGCGGCATCGTCGGCGCGGCCGTCGCCCGCCGGATCGCGGCCCGGATCGGCACCTCGCGGGCCGTGCTGGTGCTGGAGCTCGTCCTGCCCGCGCTGACCGTCCTGATCCCGCTGACCGGCCGCGACACCGGGCTGGCCTGGTACCTGGTCGGCGGGTTCGGCGCCTCCTGCGGGGTCGTCGCCGGGAACGTCATCAAGGCCACCTTCCAACAGCGCTACTGCCCGCCGGAGCTGCTCGGCCGGCTCTCCGCCAGCAGCGCGGTGCTCAACTTCGGCTCCATCCCGCTCGGCGCGCTGCTGGCCGGCGTCCTGGGCACCCAGCTCGGCGTGCGGCCCGCGATGTGGCTGATGACCGTCGGCGTGCCGCTGGCCGCGCTGATCCTCTGGTGCTCGCCGATGCGCCGCGTCCGCGACCTGCCCACCGAGCGCCGCGCGCCGGTCGGCGGGAGCGGGAGCGGGAGCGAGATGACGCCGGTGCCTCCGGTGCCTCCGGCGGCGACGCGGGCCGGGCAGGTGCGGAAGGGCCGGGGGGCCGCAGGCGCAGCGGAGGCTCCTGCGCCGGGTGGCGCTGCGGGCGGCGCGGCGTGCGCGCTCGACGCGGGCTGA
- a CDS encoding ribonuclease, which translates to MNSRNRLISLLAVVLLGIAAGVAALLNGGNGSDGAGSAKSPATASVTAGTGATATRSGAASAPKPSAPAKSPTAQGGWVPTSSALADVCRSKLPAQALDTLGLIARGGPYPYRSDGVVFENRESRLPRQGSGYYHEFTVVTPGSDDRGTRRIVTGGVGEQYWTADHYATFQEIDPRC; encoded by the coding sequence ATGAACAGTCGAAACCGCCTGATCAGCCTCCTCGCCGTGGTCCTCCTCGGGATCGCGGCCGGAGTCGCCGCCCTGCTGAACGGCGGGAACGGCTCGGACGGCGCGGGCAGCGCGAAGTCCCCGGCCACCGCGTCCGTCACCGCCGGCACCGGCGCCACCGCCACCCGCAGCGGTGCCGCGAGCGCGCCCAAGCCCTCGGCCCCGGCCAAGTCGCCCACCGCCCAGGGCGGCTGGGTGCCCACCAGTTCGGCGCTGGCCGACGTCTGCCGCAGCAAGCTGCCCGCGCAGGCCCTCGACACCCTCGGCCTGATCGCCCGGGGCGGCCCCTACCCGTACCGCTCGGACGGTGTCGTCTTCGAGAACCGGGAGAGCCGGCTGCCCCGTCAGGGCAGCGGCTACTACCACGAGTTCACCGTGGTCACGCCCGGGTCGGACGACCGCGGGACCCGGCGGATCGTCACCGGCGGTGTCGGCGAGCAGTACTGGACGGCCGACCACTACGCCACCTTCCAGGAGATCGACCCGCGCTGCTGA
- a CDS encoding PAC2 family protein codes for MRDPKELYELEPQGVTALAAARAAAEAGTGLVLLYHFEGFMDAGEAGGQVVAHLLEQGSPQVVARFDHDRLVDYRARRPAMTFDRESWTDYDPPEILLQLARDSVGAPFLVLSGPEPDTEWELFAAAVGDLVERFEIRLALSFHGIPMGVPHTRPVGLTPHGNRVDLAAGHPKWFDQAQVPGSAQALVEYRLTQAGHDVLGLAAHVPHYIARSTYPAAAVTILEAVQSATGLVLPGSELRARVNEVYAEIEDQLSQGDGELRSAIQGMEGQYDAVSGAVGRESLLAEASDLPSADELGRRFEEFLAEHERGAE; via the coding sequence GTGCGTGATCCCAAGGAGCTGTACGAGCTGGAGCCGCAGGGCGTGACGGCCCTGGCCGCGGCCCGCGCCGCCGCGGAGGCCGGCACCGGCCTGGTGCTGCTGTACCACTTCGAGGGCTTCATGGACGCCGGCGAGGCGGGCGGCCAGGTCGTGGCGCACCTGCTGGAGCAGGGATCCCCGCAGGTGGTGGCCAGGTTCGACCACGACCGGCTGGTCGACTACCGGGCCCGCCGCCCCGCGATGACCTTCGACCGCGAGAGCTGGACGGACTACGACCCGCCGGAGATCCTGCTCCAGCTGGCGCGGGACTCGGTGGGCGCGCCCTTCCTGGTGCTCTCCGGCCCCGAACCGGACACCGAGTGGGAGCTGTTCGCGGCCGCCGTCGGCGACCTGGTGGAGCGGTTCGAGATCCGCCTCGCCCTCTCCTTCCACGGCATCCCGATGGGCGTCCCGCACACCCGCCCGGTCGGCCTCACCCCGCACGGCAACCGGGTCGACCTGGCGGCCGGCCACCCCAAGTGGTTCGACCAGGCCCAGGTGCCCGGCAGCGCCCAGGCGCTGGTCGAGTACCGGCTCACCCAGGCCGGGCACGACGTGCTGGGCCTCGCGGCCCACGTCCCGCACTACATCGCCCGCTCGACCTACCCGGCCGCCGCGGTGACGATCCTGGAGGCCGTCCAGTCCGCCACCGGCCTGGTCCTGCCCGGCAGCGAGCTGCGCGCCCGGGTCAACGAGGTCTACGCCGAGATCGAGGACCAGCTCTCCCAGGGCGACGGCGAACTGCGCTCGGCGATCCAGGGCATGGAGGGCCAGTACGACGCGGTCTCCGGCGCCGTCGGTCGGGAGAGCCTGCTCGCCGAGGCCAGCGACCTCCCCTCGGCGGACGAACTCGGCCGGAGGTTCGAGGAGTTCCTGGCCGAGCACGAGCGCGGCGCCGAGTAG
- the dnaG gene encoding DNA primase has protein sequence MAGRIRDEDVQAVRAALPIDAVVGDYVQLAAGGGAQLKGVCPFHDEKSASFYVHPGKGVFHCFGCGESGDTITFLMKIEHCSFAEAVERMAAQAGVTLRYEEGGYSPRHQQGERTRLVEAHKVAAAWFQEQLATPEAEIGRRFLAERGFDEAAAKHFGVGYAPVGWEHLVRFLRGRGFTDKEISVGGLASQGQRGGLIDRFRGRLVWPIRDSSGDVVGFGARRLREDDNGPKYLNTPETPLYKKSNVLYGIDLARKEIAKSGRAVVVEGYTDVMACHLAGVTTAVATCGTAFGEDHIKIIRRLLMDTTSTAGYRGETVFTFDGDAAGQKAALRAFEDDQKFAARTSIAITPGGMDPCELRLAQGDEAVRALVDNPVPLFEFALRSAVARHRVDTAEGRAAALEEAAGIIVKIKDRSIQHEYAVQLAGMVGILDERFVVNRIAQLARWQRENQQSGPQRTLRRPDAAPQPVRPERPVFRLNPRDPAQFVERELLKLALQHPDLVSPAFDQYGEDEFPTPPYRAVRRAIGQVGGTAYGASLPDFTAAVREASPDDQVRGLVTELTVEPIRSRRKADQLYAGEFLVKLRLQAVDRRIDEVRAHLRRLGDRATAEEQHPVQSELWALQQYSQQLRSRGAAAL, from the coding sequence GTGGCCGGTCGGATCAGGGACGAGGATGTGCAGGCGGTGCGCGCCGCCCTGCCGATCGACGCCGTGGTCGGCGACTACGTGCAGCTGGCGGCCGGTGGCGGCGCGCAGCTGAAGGGCGTCTGCCCGTTCCACGACGAGAAGTCGGCGTCCTTCTACGTGCACCCGGGCAAGGGCGTCTTCCACTGCTTCGGCTGCGGCGAGTCCGGCGACACGATCACCTTCCTGATGAAGATCGAGCACTGCTCGTTCGCGGAGGCGGTCGAGCGGATGGCCGCCCAGGCGGGCGTCACCCTGCGCTACGAGGAGGGCGGCTACAGCCCGCGCCACCAGCAGGGCGAGCGGACCAGGCTGGTCGAGGCGCACAAGGTGGCCGCCGCCTGGTTCCAGGAGCAACTGGCCACGCCCGAGGCGGAGATCGGCCGTCGCTTCCTGGCCGAGCGGGGCTTCGACGAGGCCGCCGCCAAGCACTTCGGGGTGGGCTACGCCCCGGTCGGCTGGGAGCACCTGGTGCGCTTCCTGCGCGGTCGCGGCTTCACCGACAAGGAGATCTCGGTCGGCGGCCTGGCCTCGCAGGGCCAGCGCGGCGGCCTGATTGACCGCTTCCGGGGCCGCCTGGTCTGGCCGATCCGGGACAGCTCGGGCGACGTCGTCGGCTTCGGCGCGCGCCGGCTGCGCGAGGACGACAACGGCCCGAAGTACCTGAACACCCCCGAGACGCCGCTCTACAAGAAGTCGAACGTCCTGTACGGCATCGACCTGGCCCGCAAGGAGATCGCCAAGTCCGGCCGGGCGGTGGTGGTCGAGGGCTACACCGACGTGATGGCCTGCCACCTGGCGGGCGTCACCACGGCGGTGGCCACCTGCGGCACCGCCTTCGGCGAGGACCACATCAAGATCATCCGTCGGCTGCTGATGGACACCACCTCCACCGCGGGCTACCGCGGCGAGACGGTCTTCACCTTCGACGGCGACGCGGCCGGTCAGAAGGCCGCCCTGCGCGCCTTCGAGGACGACCAGAAGTTCGCCGCCCGCACCTCCATCGCCATCACCCCGGGCGGCATGGACCCGTGCGAACTGCGCCTGGCCCAGGGCGACGAGGCGGTCCGCGCCCTGGTGGACAACCCCGTCCCACTGTTCGAGTTCGCGCTCCGCTCCGCCGTCGCCCGGCACCGGGTGGACACCGCGGAGGGCCGGGCCGCCGCCCTGGAGGAGGCCGCCGGGATCATCGTCAAGATCAAGGACCGCTCGATCCAGCACGAGTACGCCGTCCAACTGGCCGGCATGGTCGGCATCCTGGACGAGCGCTTCGTGGTCAACCGGATCGCCCAGCTGGCCCGCTGGCAGCGCGAGAACCAGCAGAGCGGCCCGCAGCGCACGCTGCGCCGCCCCGACGCCGCCCCGCAGCCTGTCCGCCCGGAGCGGCCGGTCTTCCGGCTCAACCCGCGCGACCCGGCCCAGTTCGTCGAACGCGAACTGCTCAAGCTCGCCCTCCAGCACCCCGACCTGGTCAGCCCGGCCTTCGACCAGTACGGCGAGGACGAGTTCCCCACCCCGCCCTATCGGGCCGTCCGCCGCGCGATCGGCCAGGTCGGCGGCACCGCGTACGGCGCGAGCCTGCCCGACTTCACCGCCGCCGTCCGCGAGGCCAGTCCGGACGACCAGGTGCGCGGCCTGGTCACCGAACTGACCGTCGAGCCGATCCGCTCCCGCCGCAAGGCCGACCAGCTGTACGCGGGGGAGTTCCTGGTCAAGCTGCGGCTGCAGGCCGTGGACCGCCGGATCGACGAGGTCCGCGCCCACCTGCGCCGGCTCGGCGACCGGGCCACCGCCGAGGAGCAGCACCCGGTGCAGAGCGAGCTGTGGGCCCTGCAGCAGTACAGCCAGCAGCTCCGTTCCCGCGGCGCCGCCGCGCTCTGA
- a CDS encoding SGNH/GDSL hydrolase family protein, protein MRRRRTAAAAAPVRAALIGAVLLGTAGCGAGAALPTPGPDRASATPAAPTSSSPTPSATPVTGPYAALGDSYTSGLRIPPQGGSPQGCGRSGANYPSLVARQLGIADFTDVSCSGARTGDLTAVQRTDDGTNPPQLDALSAATRLVTLGIGGNDAGFLDVLGRCAVENVRHSLTGQGDAAPCRAYYTTGTGRGEVQRKMTATGERLTAALGEIKRRAPQAEVLLVGYPALLPQDPARCAETLGSGIAGADLGFVTEQEQELNGMLRQRAEAAGVGFVDTYASSAGHDMCEAAGTRWIEPLAADRGLAPVHPNAQGQQGMAAAVLAALRQQH, encoded by the coding sequence GTGCGCCGCCGGAGGACGGCCGCCGCGGCGGCCCCGGTCCGTGCTGCCCTGATCGGTGCCGTCCTGCTCGGCACGGCCGGGTGCGGTGCCGGGGCGGCCCTCCCGACCCCCGGGCCCGACCGGGCCTCGGCGACCCCCGCGGCCCCGACCTCCTCGTCCCCGACTCCCTCCGCCACCCCCGTCACCGGGCCGTACGCGGCCCTCGGGGACTCCTACACCTCCGGCCTGCGAATCCCGCCCCAGGGCGGGTCCCCGCAGGGCTGCGGCCGCTCGGGCGCCAACTACCCCTCGCTGGTGGCCCGGCAGCTCGGCATCGCGGACTTCACCGACGTCAGCTGCAGCGGAGCCCGCACCGGAGACCTGACGGCCGTCCAGCGGACCGACGACGGCACCAACCCGCCGCAACTGGACGCGCTCAGCGCGGCCACCCGACTGGTCACGCTCGGGATCGGCGGCAACGACGCCGGCTTCCTCGACGTCCTGGGCCGCTGCGCGGTCGAGAACGTCCGGCACAGCCTGACAGGGCAGGGCGACGCCGCGCCGTGCCGGGCGTACTACACGACCGGCACCGGGCGGGGCGAGGTCCAGCGGAAGATGACCGCCACCGGCGAGCGGCTCACCGCGGCCCTCGGCGAGATCAAGCGGCGGGCCCCGCAGGCCGAGGTGCTGCTCGTCGGGTACCCGGCCCTGCTGCCGCAGGACCCGGCCCGCTGCGCCGAGACCCTGGGCAGCGGCATCGCGGGCGCCGACCTCGGCTTCGTCACCGAGCAGGAGCAGGAGTTGAACGGCATGCTCCGGCAGCGGGCCGAGGCCGCCGGGGTGGGCTTCGTCGACACCTACGCCTCCTCCGCCGGCCACGACATGTGCGAGGCCGCGGGCACCCGCTGGATCGAGCCCCTCGCCGCCGACCGGGGCCTGGCACCGGTCCATCCGAACGCCCAGGGGCAGCAGGGCATGGCCGCCGCCGTCCTGGCGGCGCTCCGGCAGCAGCACTGA
- a CDS encoding sirohydrochlorin chelatase — MTTTPLSGRTAPLRVLHAARRPALVLVAHGSHDPAASAELGRLHARLRRARPELDIRLGHLGLNDPLLPEVLDELSGRVVLVPLLLSRGYHSKADIPRVLSAAPHLAGECAPPLGPDPLLTAALADRLASAGWRGEPVVLAASGSRDQDAARDTETQAGLLSDHLGVTVRPGYVAAGGPSVAARVAELTAEGHPRVAVASYFTAPGDFARLAAAAGGALTSAPLGDHPALARLVLERYQSCVSRPLRLVG; from the coding sequence ATGACCACCACTCCACTCTCCGGCCGCACCGCCCCGCTGCGGGTGCTGCACGCGGCCCGCCGCCCGGCCCTGGTGCTGGTGGCGCACGGCTCGCACGACCCGGCCGCGTCCGCCGAACTCGGCCGGCTGCACGCCCGGCTGCGACGGGCCCGACCGGAGCTGGACATCCGGCTCGGCCACCTCGGCCTGAACGACCCGCTGCTGCCCGAGGTGCTGGACGAGCTGAGCGGCCGGGTGGTCCTGGTGCCGCTGCTGCTCAGCCGCGGCTACCACAGCAAGGCGGACATCCCCCGGGTGCTGTCCGCCGCACCGCACCTGGCGGGGGAGTGCGCCCCGCCGCTCGGCCCGGACCCGCTGCTCACCGCGGCCCTGGCCGACCGCCTGGCGTCGGCCGGGTGGCGCGGGGAGCCCGTGGTCCTCGCCGCCTCCGGCTCCCGCGACCAGGACGCCGCCCGGGACACCGAGACCCAGGCCGGGCTGCTCTCGGACCACCTGGGCGTCACCGTCCGGCCCGGGTACGTGGCGGCGGGCGGCCCCAGCGTGGCCGCCCGCGTCGCCGAACTCACCGCCGAGGGCCACCCGCGGGTCGCCGTCGCCTCCTACTTCACCGCACCGGGAGACTTCGCCCGACTGGCCGCCGCGGCCGGCGGCGCCCTGACCTCCGCTCCGCTCGGCGACCACCCGGCCCTGGCCCGGCTTGTCCTGGAGCGCTACCAGTCCTGCGTCAGCCGCCCCCTCCGTCTGGTCGGCTGA
- a CDS encoding deoxyguanosinetriphosphate triphosphohydrolase: MKNTAPYDPQSEARWVPEPDKRPGRTAFQRDRARVLHSAALRRLAGTTQVVAPMRSDFPRTRLTHSLECAQVGRELGAALGCDPDLVETACLAHDIGHPPFGHTGEEALDQAARACGGFEGNAQSLRILTRLEPKRFAPLDEPEVRLSPWPGRSVGLNLTRAALDAATKYPWPRGQHPADPGSTKYGVYGDDLPVFRWLRTGAPDGRKCFEATVMDWSDDVAYSTHDVEDGLQAGHIDPAALRSPEERAELFKTAERFVPGAGPEEFGEALDRLQAEDWWPADYDGTARARAGLKDLTSQLIGRFCLAAEQATRARYGPGPLTRYAAELVVPYGVRLECAVLKAVAVRYVMQRAEQAQLRSRQRVVIAELADALMVDAPHRLDPVFAAQYAEAEDDRAALRSVIDQIATLTDASALALHAKLVARQS, translated from the coding sequence ATGAAGAACACCGCTCCGTACGATCCGCAGTCCGAGGCGCGCTGGGTGCCCGAGCCCGACAAGCGGCCCGGCCGCACCGCCTTCCAACGGGACCGCGCCCGGGTGCTGCACTCCGCCGCGCTGCGCCGGCTGGCCGGGACGACCCAGGTGGTGGCGCCGATGCGCAGCGACTTCCCGCGCACCCGGCTGACGCACTCGCTGGAGTGCGCCCAGGTCGGCCGCGAGCTGGGCGCCGCGCTCGGCTGCGACCCGGACTTGGTGGAGACCGCCTGCCTGGCCCACGACATCGGCCATCCGCCGTTCGGCCACACCGGCGAGGAGGCGCTCGACCAGGCCGCCCGGGCCTGCGGCGGCTTCGAGGGCAACGCGCAGTCGCTGCGCATCCTGACCAGGCTGGAGCCCAAGCGCTTCGCCCCGCTGGACGAGCCCGAGGTCCGGCTCTCCCCGTGGCCCGGCCGCAGCGTCGGCCTGAACCTGACCCGCGCCGCGCTGGACGCCGCGACCAAGTACCCGTGGCCGCGCGGGCAGCACCCGGCCGACCCCGGGTCCACCAAGTACGGCGTGTACGGGGACGACCTGCCGGTGTTCCGCTGGCTGCGCACCGGCGCGCCCGACGGCCGCAAGTGCTTCGAGGCCACCGTGATGGACTGGTCCGACGACGTCGCGTACTCCACCCACGACGTGGAGGACGGCCTGCAGGCCGGCCACATCGACCCGGCCGCGCTGCGCTCCCCGGAGGAGCGCGCCGAGCTGTTCAAGACCGCTGAGCGGTTCGTCCCCGGAGCCGGCCCGGAGGAGTTCGGCGAGGCGCTCGACCGCCTGCAGGCCGAGGACTGGTGGCCGGCCGACTACGACGGCACCGCCCGGGCCCGGGCCGGCCTGAAGGACCTCACCAGCCAGCTGATCGGCCGCTTCTGCCTGGCCGCCGAGCAGGCCACCCGCGCCCGCTACGGCCCCGGCCCGCTCACCCGGTACGCCGCCGAGCTGGTCGTCCCGTACGGCGTCCGGCTGGAGTGCGCGGTGCTCAAGGCGGTCGCCGTCCGGTACGTGATGCAGCGCGCCGAGCAGGCCCAACTCCGCTCCCGCCAGCGGGTGGTGATCGCCGAGCTGGCCGACGCCCTGATGGTCGACGCCCCGCACCGACTGGACCCGGTGTTCGCCGCCCAGTACGCGGAGGCCGAGGACGACCGGGCCGCGCTGCGCAGCGTGATCGACCAGATCGCCACCCTCACCGACGCCTCCGCGCTCGCCCTGCACGCGAAGCTGGTCGCCCGGCAGTCCTGA
- a CDS encoding GNAT family N-acetyltransferase, with protein sequence MPVPVTLYGRTVRLEPLAEHHAAALAAAGSEDRTTYAFTPVPHGLEAAREYIARALADRAAGRSMPFATVSTADNRVVGSTRFLELDYWQGPLVWPPAPGVPHGDPLEAVPDAAEIGNTWLSPRAQGTGINTEAKLLMLRHAFEVWRVQRISLRADARNARSRIAIERLGATSEGVRRAHSRGLDGVVRSTAFYSILDEEWPAVRDIIELRIAAATSPSAPDPAPLNQECLRHGGSLMPAA encoded by the coding sequence GTGCCCGTACCCGTCACCCTCTACGGCCGCACCGTGCGGCTGGAGCCCCTCGCCGAGCACCACGCCGCGGCCCTCGCCGCGGCCGGCTCCGAGGACCGTACGACCTACGCCTTCACTCCCGTCCCGCACGGCCTGGAAGCCGCCCGGGAGTACATCGCGCGCGCCCTCGCCGATCGGGCAGCGGGCCGGTCGATGCCGTTCGCCACGGTGAGCACCGCGGACAACCGGGTCGTGGGCTCGACCCGGTTCCTGGAACTCGACTACTGGCAGGGCCCGCTGGTCTGGCCGCCCGCCCCGGGCGTCCCGCACGGCGACCCGCTGGAGGCGGTGCCGGACGCCGCGGAGATCGGGAACACCTGGCTGTCCCCGCGGGCGCAGGGCACCGGCATCAACACGGAGGCGAAGCTGCTGATGCTGCGGCACGCCTTCGAGGTGTGGCGGGTGCAGCGGATCTCGTTGCGGGCCGATGCCCGCAACGCCCGTTCCCGGATCGCCATCGAGCGGCTGGGCGCGACCTCCGAGGGCGTCCGCCGGGCGCACTCGCGCGGTCTGGACGGGGTGGTCCGGTCCACCGCCTTCTACTCGATCCTGGACGAGGAGTGGCCTGCCGTCCGGGACATCATCGAGCTGCGGATCGCCGCCGCGACCTCGCCCAGCGCGCCGGACCCGGCGCCGCTCAACCAGGAGTGCCTTAGACACGGCGGCTCCCTGATGCCGGCCGCCTGA
- a CDS encoding transcriptional regulator yields the protein MNGLDPILHQPTRLTVLAFLSGCQEAEFSVVRDYCQVSDSVLSKTAASLETVGYLRARKGYVGKRPRTWLSATSPGRAALAAHLAGLQHMAAAAEAAGSAAEPGPEPGSGPDGAEG from the coding sequence GTGAACGGACTCGACCCGATACTCCACCAGCCCACCAGGCTCACCGTCCTGGCCTTCCTCAGCGGATGCCAGGAAGCCGAGTTCTCCGTCGTCCGGGACTACTGCCAGGTCTCGGACTCGGTGCTCAGCAAGACCGCGGCGAGCCTGGAGACGGTCGGCTACCTGCGGGCCCGCAAGGGCTACGTGGGCAAGCGGCCCCGCACCTGGCTCTCCGCGACGTCGCCGGGCCGCGCCGCGCTGGCGGCGCACCTCGCGGGACTACAGCACATGGCCGCCGCCGCGGAGGCGGCCGGTTCCGCGGCCGAGCCAGGGCCCGAGCCCGGCTCCGGCCCGGACGGGGCCGAGGGCTGA